A window from Sphingobacterium hotanense encodes these proteins:
- a CDS encoding CPBP family intramembrane glutamic endopeptidase yields MLKILQHFWSFVLHPSDRKLIAYHSDTYSKVFSTLFLFKVLILAIILPLQYLVQYLDPVFTKKSDTDEQAIFYMISAVVFAPLIEEFIFRYFLKYKRYYRFVISHNTYRKNYRWLLYSSVFLYGLAHLFNFENANLLFYFLGVLLVSSNLVDGLVFSFIRVRLGFVYSWAFYGIWNLFIFSLIGTIILLKNPVTKIHNDNIDLEINVSQFRDTTQALFFVRENSDSLFNLNVRQYPLSQVIDSLYGPNRYQVDDEYIDIEMRSAKGYSKDSLMNLLKEDFTIEPNIP; encoded by the coding sequence ATGCTGAAGATACTTCAACATTTTTGGAGTTTCGTATTACACCCTTCCGACAGGAAGTTAATAGCCTATCATAGTGACACCTATAGCAAGGTATTTTCCACTTTATTTTTATTCAAGGTTCTGATCCTAGCGATCATCCTGCCCTTGCAATATCTAGTGCAATATTTGGACCCTGTCTTTACCAAGAAGAGCGATACGGATGAACAGGCAATCTTTTACATGATTTCAGCAGTTGTCTTTGCTCCTTTAATCGAAGAATTTATCTTCCGTTATTTTCTGAAATATAAGCGGTACTACCGCTTTGTTATCTCCCATAATACGTATAGAAAGAATTATCGATGGTTGCTCTATAGTTCGGTATTCTTATACGGGCTTGCCCATCTTTTCAACTTTGAAAACGCCAATCTGCTATTTTACTTTTTAGGGGTATTGCTTGTATCCTCCAATCTCGTGGATGGCTTAGTATTTTCTTTTATCAGGGTTCGCTTAGGTTTTGTTTACAGTTGGGCTTTCTATGGAATTTGGAATTTATTCATCTTCTCGCTTATCGGCACGATCATATTGCTTAAAAATCCGGTAACCAAGATTCATAATGACAACATTGACTTAGAGATCAATGTTTCCCAATTCAGGGATACTACGCAAGCCCTTTTCTTTGTTCGGGAGAATTCAGATAGTCTTTTTAACCTAAATGTACGGCAGTATCCGCTAAGCCAGGTCATTGATTCCCTTTATGGTCCAAACCGATACCAAGTCGACGACGAATATATCGATATTGAAATGAGATCCGCTAAGGGCTATTCGAAAGATTCGTTGATGAACCTTCTTAAAGAAGATTTCACAATCGAACCGAATATACCTTAG
- a CDS encoding DinB family protein, which translates to MSIKDGFLVELERETNSTRRIIDRLKDEDLAFRPHEKSMSLGALIGHVVELHNWVATALTKNDFNLQTDYKPFKPSTVAELKQALDEGYKANEQTLNTFPEDEWFKTWTMRVGDYVIGEMPKLGALRFVINNHLIHHRGQLTVYLRLLDIPVPGLYGPSADEQK; encoded by the coding sequence ATGAGTATTAAAGATGGATTTCTAGTAGAACTAGAACGCGAAACCAATAGTACCCGTCGTATTATCGATCGTTTGAAAGATGAAGATCTTGCATTTAGACCGCATGAAAAGTCTATGTCCTTGGGCGCATTAATAGGGCATGTCGTGGAGCTGCACAACTGGGTTGCAACAGCATTGACCAAGAATGATTTCAACCTGCAAACAGATTATAAGCCTTTCAAGCCGTCGACCGTAGCAGAGCTTAAACAGGCGTTGGACGAAGGTTACAAAGCGAATGAGCAAACGCTTAATACTTTCCCAGAAGATGAATGGTTCAAAACTTGGACTATGCGTGTTGGGGATTATGTGATCGGCGAAATGCCTAAACTAGGTGCCCTTCGTTTTGTTATCAACAACCACCTGATCCACCACCGCGGTCAGTTGACCGTATATCTACGTTTGTTAGATATTCCGGTACCGGGACTTTATGGCCCGTCTGCAGACGAACAAAAATAA
- a CDS encoding TraB/GumN family protein, with protein MYRILTLLIACFYLLPLSAQTNSLVWKVSGNGLKKDSYLFGTIHMACEEDFRMNENAKAALGKVEQLVFELDISKQENLAAMGNYLKPDPSYFEGFDPAKRHVMDSILTSRNLPPLYLDAMSPAGVISLLTLYTFSCSDPTAVKGMETELLKLEEAKGKPVAELETVDFQFGLMNSMIDAEGIYQFLLTMDQQKAMAKTMFDAYFKEDLQTLGNLFKETSNYMSQEKLVELLDKRNEAWVEKMPTIMNEKASLFSVGAGHLVGEKGVINLLKKKGYKVTPLRN; from the coding sequence ATGTATAGAATTCTAACCCTATTAATTGCTTGTTTTTACTTACTACCCCTATCTGCACAGACGAACAGTTTGGTATGGAAAGTATCCGGCAATGGATTAAAAAAAGACTCTTATTTATTCGGCACCATCCATATGGCTTGTGAGGAGGATTTTCGAATGAATGAAAACGCAAAAGCAGCGCTTGGCAAAGTCGAGCAGTTGGTGTTCGAGCTAGACATCAGCAAGCAGGAGAACCTCGCTGCCATGGGAAATTACCTAAAGCCAGATCCTAGCTACTTCGAAGGCTTCGACCCGGCAAAAAGACATGTGATGGATAGTATATTGACTTCTCGAAATTTGCCGCCGCTGTACTTGGATGCCATGTCGCCGGCGGGCGTGATTTCGCTTTTGACCTTATACACTTTTTCATGTTCCGATCCAACAGCCGTGAAAGGTATGGAAACCGAACTACTGAAATTGGAAGAAGCAAAAGGAAAGCCTGTTGCAGAGTTAGAAACGGTAGATTTTCAGTTCGGTTTGATGAATTCCATGATCGACGCAGAGGGAATATATCAATTCTTATTAACAATGGACCAGCAAAAAGCGATGGCAAAAACCATGTTTGACGCCTACTTTAAAGAGGATTTACAGACCCTAGGCAATCTATTTAAAGAAACTTCAAACTATATGAGCCAAGAGAAATTAGTCGAATTGCTGGACAAACGCAACGAAGCTTGGGTAGAAAAGATGCCAACCATCATGAATGAAAAGGCGAGTTTGTTTTCAGTTGGTGCTGGCCATTTAGTTGGGGAGAAAGGTGTGATCAATTTATTGAAGAAAAAAGGATACAAGGTAACTCCTCTGCGAAACTAA
- a CDS encoding CocE/NonD family hydrolase codes for MKNALLCCFLWLFVAITAIAQEKTADYVKQHYDKTEKYITMRDGKRLFTAIYTPKDKSKKYPILINRTPYTVAPYGENEYKKSLGSFPEMAELGYIFVYQDVRGKWMSEGEFEDIRPTRTKENGHQIDESTDTWDTIDWLVKNVKGNNGKVGMYGISYPGFYATASLIGSHPALKAVSPQAPVTDWFIGDDFHHGGALFLADAFRFMYIFDAPRPKPITDKEGPEGFELPSKDMYKFFMDNPTLSGLKEKYLSHTVKFWDNLAKHSTLDTFWMSRTITQHLNSVKPAVMVVGGLYDAEDTYGAFETYKQIEQRNKKNNNILVMGPWFHGGWVRSEGDSFGDIRFGEKTSLTYQQKFEKPFFEYHLKGIGSFDPAEANIYFSGSNEWQHFSQWPPKDVVKDELYLSADGKLSDSPQQGDPFIEYHSDPNKPVPSQEGIIVSRTREYMIADQRFAANRPDVMVFETEVLQEDLTMAGPVTADLWVSMTGTDADFIVKVIDVYPDTSSVSSPISKDVVMPNYQMLVRGEVLRGKFRNSFSEPEPFTPNQVTQVKVNLPDVAHTFKKGHKVMVQIQHSWFPLVDRNPNNFMDIYQAKESDFVKNTHRLYFEKGKASKLVFEKL; via the coding sequence ATGAAAAATGCCTTACTATGCTGTTTTCTTTGGCTATTTGTGGCTATCACTGCCATCGCTCAGGAGAAAACTGCAGACTATGTAAAACAACACTACGATAAGACGGAAAAATACATCACGATGCGCGATGGAAAGCGACTGTTCACCGCCATCTATACGCCGAAGGATAAATCGAAGAAATACCCTATTCTGATCAACCGCACGCCCTATACCGTTGCTCCTTACGGCGAGAATGAATACAAAAAGAGTTTAGGCAGTTTCCCGGAAATGGCGGAACTCGGCTATATTTTCGTGTATCAAGATGTGCGCGGCAAGTGGATGAGCGAAGGCGAGTTTGAAGATATCCGCCCAACCAGAACGAAAGAAAACGGACATCAAATCGATGAGAGCACCGACACCTGGGACACGATCGATTGGTTGGTGAAAAATGTAAAAGGAAACAATGGGAAGGTCGGTATGTATGGCATTTCCTATCCGGGATTCTATGCCACGGCAAGCTTGATCGGTTCGCACCCTGCCCTAAAGGCTGTATCGCCACAAGCGCCAGTAACCGATTGGTTCATCGGAGATGACTTCCACCATGGCGGGGCGCTGTTCCTTGCGGATGCGTTTCGCTTTATGTATATTTTCGACGCGCCGCGTCCGAAACCCATTACGGATAAAGAAGGTCCGGAAGGATTTGAGCTACCCTCAAAGGATATGTATAAATTCTTCATGGACAACCCGACGCTATCGGGTTTGAAAGAAAAGTACTTAAGCCATACCGTGAAGTTCTGGGACAATTTAGCCAAGCACAGCACCTTGGATACCTTTTGGATGAGTCGTACGATTACACAGCATCTAAATAGCGTTAAACCTGCCGTTATGGTTGTGGGTGGATTATACGATGCGGAGGATACCTATGGAGCGTTCGAAACCTACAAGCAGATTGAGCAAAGAAATAAGAAGAACAACAATATTTTGGTGATGGGACCGTGGTTCCACGGAGGTTGGGTACGGTCGGAGGGCGATTCGTTTGGAGATATAAGATTCGGTGAAAAAACAAGCCTTACCTATCAGCAGAAGTTTGAAAAACCGTTCTTTGAATACCATCTCAAGGGTATCGGATCGTTCGATCCCGCAGAAGCGAATATCTATTTTTCAGGATCGAATGAATGGCAGCATTTTTCGCAATGGCCACCAAAAGATGTGGTGAAGGATGAACTCTACCTGTCTGCAGATGGTAAACTGTCCGACAGTCCGCAACAAGGCGATCCTTTTATCGAATACCATAGCGATCCAAACAAGCCTGTCCCATCGCAAGAGGGAATCATCGTGAGCCGCACGCGCGAATATATGATCGCTGATCAACGCTTTGCAGCCAACCGTCCGGATGTGATGGTTTTTGAAACAGAGGTACTCCAAGAAGATCTAACCATGGCGGGGCCGGTGACCGCGGATCTATGGGTTTCGATGACAGGAACGGACGCAGACTTTATCGTGAAGGTCATTGATGTTTATCCGGATACCAGTTCGGTTAGTTCTCCCATCAGCAAGGATGTGGTCATGCCAAACTATCAAATGTTAGTCCGTGGCGAGGTATTGCGCGGAAAATTCAGAAATTCATTTAGTGAGCCTGAGCCTTTCACGCCGAATCAAGTAACGCAGGTAAAAGTTAATCTTCCGGATGTAGCCCATACGTTTAAGAAAGGTCATAAGGTTATGGTGCAAATACAGCACAGCTGGTTTCCATTAGTAGATCGAAATCCGAATAATTTCATGGATATTTATCAAGCCAAAGAGAGTGATTTCGTTAAAAATACGCATCGCCTGTATTTTGAAAAAGGAAAAGCAAGCAAGCTCGTCTTTGAGAAATTATAA
- a CDS encoding S10 family peptidase has product MKNLLFLLALFICVAETYAQRLPLADSAFVTKHQITANGQKFPYSAKTGTQPVWDANGKVLATVHYTYYTRDDISNKSKRPLVISFNGGPGSGSVWMHLAYTGPRLLNIDDEGYPLQPYGVKENPYTILDVADIVYVDPINTGYSRILDEKADRSLFFGVNADIKYLAEWINTFVTRNNRWASPKYLIGESYGTTRVSGLALELQNAQWMYLNGVILVSPTDLGLKREGAVAKANVWPYYTAAAWFHKRLSPDLQNRDLEELLPEVEKFTLDELLPAIARGSSLSANDKNALVKKMARYSGLSETIIAQNNLDIPTSLFWKELLRDKGQTIGRLDSRYLGIDLRDGGERPDYNAELTSWLHSFTPAINYYYANELKYNTDVKYNMFGPVHPWDRSNDNTGLNLRQAMAANPYLHLMVQSGYYDGATDYFNAKYNMWQMDPSGKLSYRMSFVGYRSGHMMYLRKEDLIKANEDIRQFIKKSLPAADKAAKY; this is encoded by the coding sequence ATGAAAAACCTATTATTCCTTTTAGCATTGTTTATTTGTGTGGCCGAAACTTATGCCCAACGTCTCCCGCTCGCAGATTCCGCATTCGTTACCAAGCATCAAATTACTGCAAACGGGCAAAAATTTCCCTATTCCGCAAAAACGGGTACACAGCCTGTATGGGATGCCAATGGGAAAGTATTAGCGACTGTTCATTATACCTACTACACCCGTGATGATATCAGCAATAAAAGCAAACGACCGTTAGTTATTTCGTTTAATGGTGGTCCAGGGTCGGGGTCGGTATGGATGCATTTAGCATATACCGGCCCACGTTTACTCAATATTGATGATGAGGGATACCCATTGCAGCCATATGGTGTTAAAGAGAATCCATATACTATTCTTGATGTTGCTGATATCGTGTATGTTGATCCTATCAATACTGGCTACTCACGCATCTTAGATGAGAAAGCAGACCGTTCCTTATTTTTCGGAGTTAATGCTGATATCAAATACCTCGCTGAATGGATTAATACCTTTGTGACACGCAATAACCGTTGGGCATCCCCTAAATACTTGATTGGAGAAAGCTACGGTACTACTCGTGTTTCTGGATTGGCTTTAGAGTTGCAAAATGCACAATGGATGTATCTCAATGGTGTTATCTTAGTATCACCGACAGACCTAGGCTTAAAACGCGAAGGAGCTGTTGCTAAAGCGAATGTATGGCCTTATTACACTGCCGCGGCATGGTTCCATAAGCGCCTTTCTCCGGATCTTCAGAACAGAGACTTGGAAGAGTTATTACCCGAAGTGGAGAAATTTACACTCGATGAATTATTGCCGGCAATTGCAAGAGGCTCCAGTTTATCGGCCAATGATAAAAATGCTTTAGTTAAGAAAATGGCGAGATACTCCGGACTTTCCGAAACCATTATTGCTCAGAACAATCTGGATATCCCAACATCCTTGTTTTGGAAAGAGTTACTGCGTGATAAGGGACAAACAATAGGCCGATTAGACTCTCGATATTTAGGAATAGATCTACGTGATGGAGGCGAACGACCTGACTATAATGCGGAGTTGACATCCTGGCTACATTCCTTCACGCCAGCCATAAATTACTATTACGCTAATGAGTTAAAGTACAACACCGATGTGAAGTACAATATGTTTGGTCCTGTACATCCTTGGGATCGTAGTAACGATAATACGGGCTTGAACTTACGACAAGCCATGGCAGCAAATCCATATCTTCATTTGATGGTGCAATCCGGATACTATGATGGTGCGACGGACTACTTCAATGCGAAATATAATATGTGGCAGATGGATCCTTCGGGAAAGCTTTCCTACCGTATGAGCTTTGTAGGCTATCGTAGCGGCCACATGATGTATCTTCGAAAAGAAGACCTGATTAAAGCGAATGAAGATATTCGCCAATTTATTAAAAAATCACTCCCAGCTGCAGATAAAGCTGCAAAATACTAG
- the putP gene encoding sodium/proline symporter PutP encodes MNIYELISIGLYMLLMILIGLYSYKKSTSNSDEFLIGGRKMGAAVTALSAGAADMSGWLLMGLPGAMYLSGLSASWIAIGLTIGAFLNYVIVAPRLRVYTEVAKNAITLPVFFENRFHDKTQLLKIASSVLILVFFTLYTSAGMVSGGRLFESAFNMDYYTGLFVTSSVVVLYTFLGGFLAVSLTDFVQGTIMVLALVILPIVVITQIGGLSDTLDIIENKNSNYLDLFKGTTTISILSLMAWGLGYFGQPHILVRFMAIEHVKDIPKARNIGISWMIFTVGGAMLVGLFGIAYLQKFDLAAMQRFDGSKEVAETIFIHLSRVLFHPLIGGFLLSAILAAVMSTISSQLLVTSSSMTEDIYKTFINKNATPKSMLIMSRISVLIVAIIALLLSLNPKDSILNLVGNAWAGFGAAFGPLIILSLLWKRTTAIGGLAGMLVGGAVVLAWVYVPHNYKEVYEMIPGFILSFLTIIVVSLLTKPVSKEIEKEFDEVASIVKNN; translated from the coding sequence ATGAATATATACGAATTAATATCTATAGGATTATATATGTTACTGATGATTCTCATCGGTCTTTATTCCTATAAAAAATCAACCAGTAACTCCGACGAGTTCCTTATCGGTGGGCGTAAAATGGGAGCTGCCGTAACGGCACTTTCAGCTGGTGCTGCTGATATGAGCGGCTGGTTGTTAATGGGGCTGCCTGGCGCAATGTATCTCTCCGGTCTGTCTGCCTCCTGGATAGCCATTGGGTTAACTATTGGTGCCTTCCTGAACTATGTTATTGTTGCACCTAGGTTGCGCGTGTACACCGAAGTCGCTAAAAATGCGATCACATTGCCGGTCTTCTTCGAAAATAGATTCCATGACAAAACACAATTACTGAAGATCGCTTCATCCGTGTTAATCTTAGTGTTCTTCACCTTGTACACCTCTGCAGGAATGGTGTCTGGTGGGCGTTTGTTCGAGTCGGCTTTCAATATGGACTATTATACAGGTCTGTTCGTTACTAGCTCTGTCGTCGTGCTCTATACATTCTTAGGAGGCTTCCTAGCGGTAAGTTTAACAGATTTTGTACAGGGCACTATTATGGTGCTTGCGCTGGTTATTCTTCCTATTGTCGTTATCACGCAGATCGGTGGATTGTCTGATACTCTCGATATTATAGAGAATAAGAATAGCAATTACCTTGATCTATTTAAAGGAACAACAACCATATCGATACTATCCTTAATGGCATGGGGCTTAGGCTATTTCGGTCAACCCCATATCCTGGTTCGCTTCATGGCCATCGAGCATGTCAAAGATATACCGAAGGCACGTAATATTGGTATCAGCTGGATGATCTTTACGGTTGGAGGTGCCATGTTGGTTGGTCTTTTCGGAATTGCCTACTTGCAGAAGTTTGACCTCGCAGCCATGCAGCGGTTCGACGGTTCGAAAGAAGTAGCAGAAACAATCTTTATCCATTTGTCCAGAGTCCTGTTCCACCCCTTAATCGGAGGTTTTCTATTGTCAGCTATATTGGCCGCTGTGATGAGTACCATATCCTCGCAATTGTTGGTGACATCGAGTTCGATGACGGAGGATATCTACAAAACCTTTATCAATAAAAACGCGACGCCAAAGAGCATGCTCATCATGAGCCGTATTTCGGTTTTGATCGTCGCTATCATTGCCTTATTGCTATCGTTAAATCCAAAGGACAGCATCCTTAATCTTGTGGGTAATGCGTGGGCCGGATTTGGAGCAGCATTTGGACCATTAATTATCCTTTCACTATTATGGAAAAGAACAACAGCTATAGGCGGATTGGCGGGCATGTTAGTCGGTGGTGCCGTCGTATTAGCATGGGTTTATGTTCCGCATAATTACAAAGAAGTATATGAAATGATACCAGGATTTATTCTTAGCTTCTTAACCATCATCGTGGTATCCCTGCTAACGAAACCTGTGAGCAAAGAAATCGAAAAGGAATTTGATGAGGTTGCTAGTATAGTAAAGAATAACTAA
- a CDS encoding tetratricopeptide repeat protein — protein sequence MGLVILIYMMRYQYILLSFFLLIGHAYAQDLLNDHKAVLELLKQEKDKAVKSVKGSSKASFNDLGKLLDLGEWKLVNTHLNNKSGLSKVEAALLLAKYHWLNNDFAASEKAVKSLSKKEQQDYRVQRTFALLEIEAWDLEQAEKQCLSLLKSHPEDVETKLILGRAYMLQKKYKEALALADDMIAKQPKDAAGYFLKADVFFWDQNPEEAEKVLVQGLALNPLNADARFYYGYAIWRRIDARQLNAMVAQWDIALAINPLHFQTHWHLGNGHTNLTFADYVDADEKAIRAALTAAEEDFTANRIDQALHTINKVKEEYPTSVLPQMHEASLLYGDFDAADRFQRLEKAEDLFLDILKRKKHYGPAHNGLAAVIKSKRIPFLKSYPTIMQALKAPKISNMEDFLEIFPDVAYYPGDVAKGMAWNQLYTSVVYFPFLVKQHRLFVIPPLHVDLALAMKAPYFRFNSTFDNRQWMDIRGVGSGAAAIEYVERGAFEERNVLLHEYVHLFHGRVLTDEQNRRIKALYYQAMEKGLTLDYYSQNNESEYLAQTYPAYFEKVKVHPLDFKSMNTLSDLQQKDPDMYSFLDDLIGRERAYLAGDKQAMASNWSQVYLNLAEEAAKNDYREAYRLLDTALHYDNKYLPAILAYAKFHTAEGEFEAAKSRIAQANEINPNYAPIYMLTGDLLIASQPEDLEAQAAAYTQGFDLEQDYMEKSKNAAILREFYFSRGDLNKAIQVAKTYVASGSQISTYLRDRLNDQRSFYHWQLSLLGYQDAVDSLAYLSSQRPQHYPLRIQYAEALLANGKEDEAVKNLNEVYRTLQASQVSRPEFELLLAEAFFQKGDLVNTELYLEKLMVRDGDPARLDYNYNLRLVRLLAKADKTAKAALFYQKLPKENGLLSQSADFATQAWLAFHQNELEKAISYATQALDLYAYNIEAFKLLTQISKKQSKVENILTKYRSNMVIQPKL from the coding sequence ATGGGGCTGGTTATTTTAATTTATATGATGCGTTATCAATATATTCTACTGTCCTTTTTTCTTCTCATCGGACATGCATATGCCCAAGACCTGCTCAATGATCATAAAGCTGTTTTGGAATTGCTTAAACAGGAAAAAGATAAAGCTGTTAAATCAGTGAAAGGAAGCTCTAAAGCATCCTTTAATGATTTAGGCAAGCTTTTAGATTTAGGAGAATGGAAGTTGGTTAATACGCACCTAAACAACAAGAGCGGCTTGTCCAAAGTCGAAGCAGCCCTGCTATTGGCAAAATATCACTGGCTCAATAATGACTTCGCGGCTAGCGAAAAGGCCGTGAAATCGCTTTCTAAGAAAGAGCAACAAGATTATCGGGTACAGCGAACTTTTGCACTCTTGGAAATCGAAGCTTGGGATTTAGAACAAGCCGAGAAGCAATGTTTAAGTCTCCTAAAAAGCCATCCTGAAGATGTTGAAACGAAGCTGATCCTAGGTCGTGCTTATATGCTCCAGAAGAAATATAAGGAAGCACTAGCTTTAGCGGACGACATGATCGCTAAACAACCAAAGGACGCCGCCGGATATTTCTTGAAAGCGGACGTATTCTTCTGGGATCAAAACCCTGAGGAGGCTGAGAAGGTACTTGTGCAGGGGCTAGCATTAAACCCTTTAAACGCTGATGCCCGTTTCTATTATGGCTACGCTATTTGGCGTCGTATCGATGCTCGACAGTTGAACGCGATGGTCGCTCAATGGGACATCGCATTAGCCATCAACCCCCTTCATTTCCAAACACATTGGCATCTGGGTAATGGACATACCAATCTAACCTTTGCTGACTATGTTGATGCTGATGAAAAAGCCATACGTGCGGCCCTAACTGCTGCTGAAGAGGATTTCACCGCAAATAGAATTGATCAGGCCTTACATACCATAAATAAAGTAAAAGAAGAGTATCCGACCTCCGTGCTTCCTCAAATGCACGAAGCATCACTATTGTATGGAGATTTCGACGCTGCAGATCGTTTTCAACGTTTGGAAAAGGCAGAGGACTTATTTCTCGATATTCTGAAGCGCAAAAAACATTATGGGCCTGCTCATAATGGTCTGGCGGCAGTCATCAAATCAAAGCGCATTCCATTTCTGAAAAGCTATCCGACGATCATGCAGGCGCTAAAAGCGCCGAAGATTTCCAATATGGAGGACTTCTTGGAGATATTCCCAGATGTTGCTTATTACCCTGGCGATGTGGCAAAAGGCATGGCATGGAATCAACTTTATACCTCGGTGGTTTACTTCCCATTCCTAGTCAAGCAACATCGGTTATTTGTTATTCCACCACTGCATGTTGATTTAGCACTGGCGATGAAAGCACCATACTTCCGTTTCAACTCAACGTTCGACAACCGACAATGGATGGATATCCGAGGAGTAGGCTCCGGTGCGGCGGCCATTGAATATGTAGAACGTGGAGCATTTGAAGAACGCAACGTCCTTCTGCATGAATATGTCCATCTTTTTCATGGAAGAGTATTGACCGACGAACAGAACAGACGTATCAAAGCGCTCTATTATCAAGCCATGGAGAAAGGGCTGACCTTGGATTATTATTCTCAAAATAATGAGTCTGAATATCTAGCGCAAACCTATCCTGCCTATTTTGAAAAAGTCAAAGTACACCCGTTAGACTTCAAGTCGATGAACACCCTATCAGACTTGCAGCAAAAAGATCCAGATATGTACAGTTTTTTGGATGATTTGATTGGCAGGGAAAGGGCATATCTGGCAGGCGATAAACAGGCAATGGCTTCCAATTGGTCGCAAGTCTATCTTAATCTTGCGGAAGAAGCCGCGAAGAACGATTATCGAGAAGCCTACAGGTTGCTTGATACAGCATTGCACTACGACAACAAATATCTTCCAGCTATTTTGGCTTATGCCAAGTTCCATACTGCAGAAGGAGAATTTGAAGCAGCCAAGAGCCGGATTGCACAAGCGAATGAGATAAATCCTAACTATGCACCGATCTATATGCTGACGGGGGATTTATTGATCGCTAGCCAACCTGAAGATTTGGAAGCACAAGCTGCCGCTTATACTCAGGGCTTCGATTTGGAGCAGGACTATATGGAAAAATCAAAGAATGCAGCCATTCTTCGAGAATTCTATTTCTCGCGCGGCGATTTAAACAAGGCTATACAAGTTGCCAAGACCTACGTCGCTAGCGGTTCTCAAATCTCCACATATTTACGAGATCGATTGAACGATCAGCGATCTTTTTACCATTGGCAATTGTCGCTGTTGGGATATCAGGATGCTGTGGATTCCTTAGCGTATTTATCATCACAGAGACCTCAGCATTACCCGCTTCGTATCCAGTATGCAGAAGCTCTATTAGCCAACGGAAAAGAAGATGAAGCAGTCAAGAACTTAAATGAGGTATATCGCACACTGCAGGCGTCACAGGTCAGTCGTCCCGAATTTGAATTGTTATTGGCGGAAGCTTTTTTCCAAAAGGGAGATCTAGTCAATACCGAACTTTATCTGGAGAAACTTATGGTTCGTGATGGCGATCCTGCGCGCCTTGATTATAACTACAATTTACGACTAGTAAGATTGCTAGCGAAAGCCGATAAGACAGCGAAGGCAGCCTTATTCTATCAAAAACTGCCGAAAGAAAACGGTTTATTATCGCAGAGTGCAGACTTCGCGACACAAGCCTGGCTTGCTTTTCATCAGAACGAATTAGAAAAAGCAATTAGCTATGCTACGCAAGCGCTGGACCTGTATGCCTACAATATAGAAGCCTTCAAACTTTTGACACAAATCAGTAAAAAACAATCAAAAGTGGAAAATATTTTAACGAAATACCGGAGCAATATGGTAATTCAACCAAAATTATAG
- a CDS encoding GtrA family protein has protein sequence MTAKVREFLKVQLSAFIGGLSDFGIYTFCYTVLKYTAPFSNVVSGSLGAIVNFTINRYWSFNSRAQSIGSQLWKFIIVVLGSIGLKSLGIHIFVDLMHWHFLLSKLIVEIVVSLGFNFTLQKYWVFRK, from the coding sequence ATGACAGCAAAAGTTAGAGAATTTCTGAAGGTTCAGCTGTCTGCCTTTATCGGCGGCCTGTCTGACTTTGGTATCTACACATTCTGTTATACTGTGCTAAAATATACGGCACCTTTCTCAAACGTCGTCAGCGGTAGCTTAGGCGCAATTGTCAATTTTACCATTAATCGCTATTGGTCATTCAATAGCCGCGCACAATCTATCGGCAGCCAGCTCTGGAAGTTTATCATCGTAGTGCTGGGAAGCATAGGGCTGAAATCATTGGGAATACACATATTCGTCGATTTGATGCATTGGCATTTCCTGCTCTCGAAGCTAATTGTAGAGATTGTTGTTTCCCTAGGCTTTAATTTCACTTTACAGAAATATTGGGTGTTCAGAAAATAG